The Streptomyces sp. RKAG293 genome includes a region encoding these proteins:
- a CDS encoding SCO5717 family growth-regulating ATPase, translated as MTLPANGPRPPYQLAADKIREDIRTGTLRPGDRLPSARELKDELGIANATVHAALRVLKDEGLVYSVQGRGTYIAESNYKPDYTGEFTFDYTPPAWYTQSTGEPQATGESDEEATEPDQPAPAPGGDQASAMTEFLIGLRDQMRAMSAQVTGLKQQVTELESKVQHLEHQSAPEHP; from the coding sequence CCTGCCAACGGCCCGCGGCCGCCGTACCAACTGGCCGCAGACAAGATCCGTGAGGACATCCGGACCGGAACACTGCGCCCTGGCGACCGCCTTCCGTCAGCACGCGAGCTGAAGGACGAACTCGGCATCGCCAATGCCACCGTGCACGCGGCCCTACGGGTCCTGAAGGACGAGGGCTTGGTCTACTCCGTCCAAGGCCGAGGCACCTACATCGCAGAGTCGAACTACAAGCCCGACTACACCGGCGAGTTCACGTTCGACTACACCCCGCCCGCTTGGTACACGCAGAGCACCGGCGAACCCCAAGCGACCGGCGAAAGCGACGAGGAAGCCACGGAACCGGATCAGCCGGCCCCGGCCCCCGGAGGCGATCAGGCATCCGCGATGACGGAATTCCTGATCGGCCTCCGAGACCAGATGCGCGCCATGAGCGCTCAGGTCACCGGGCTCAAGCAGCAGGTGACCGAACTTGAGTCGAAGGTCCAGCACCTAGAGCACCAATCCGCACCTGAACACCCGTAA